From the genome of Carassius auratus strain Wakin chromosome 26, ASM336829v1, whole genome shotgun sequence, one region includes:
- the LOC113044667 gene encoding uncharacterized protein LOC113044667 isoform X1 gives MEAMGSGSGAEAEEAQNHTAMLWSIQEAVQRQTLQIGASACGATAVVDVLQALGITVTPETVDHCVRTSLRRNEAPLHDYLHSRSKAGATHLQLVSGAEQASGGRVVGRFFGLYPRRRLKLVPWLAHWIRRGAVPIATMNMQQAVPEGEEIPDAWHHQLIFGVAPGAVFMTNPLDVVSEEEVHERLCSESVLLVRREDVLKRLTPDAHLSQISDQHPDLRWKTLNVEDQVRQMISEEEHPMKTHLVIPAAYSSGVTFFALRDSDVAQELLSSPELPPL, from the exons ATGGAGGCGATGGGATCCGGATCCGGAGCCGAAGCTGAGGAGGCACAGAACCACACGGCCATGCTGTGGAGCATCCAGGAGGCCGTTCAGAGGCAGACGCTGCAGATCGGGGCCTCGGCGTGTGGAGCCACAGCGGTGGTGGACGTCCTGCAGGCGCTGGGCATCACGGTGACTCCAGAGACGGTCGATCACTGCGTCAGGACGAGTCTGAGGAGGAACGAGGCGCCGCTGCATGATTACCTGCACTCTCGCAGCAAGGCCG GGGCCACACACCTGCAGCTGGTCTCCGGGGCCGAGCAGGCCAGCGGGGGCCGTGTTGTGGGACGGTTCTTTGGCCTGTATCCTCGGCGGAGGCTGAAGCTGGTGCCGTGGTTGGCGCACTGGATTCGGCGTGGAGCGGTTCCCATCGCCACCATGAACATGCAGCAGGCCGTTCCTGAAGGAGAAGAGATTCCTGACGCCTGGCATCACCAGCTCATCTTCGGAGTCGCACCCGGTGCTGTGTTCATGACCAACCCGCTGGACGTGG TGAGTGAAGAGGAGGTTCACGAGCGTCTGTGCAGCGAGTCTGTTCTGCTCGTTCGCCGTGAAGACGTCCTGAAGAGACTGACGCCGGACGCTCATCTATCACAGATCTCAGATCAGCATCCCGACCTGCGCTGGAAAACATTAAACGTGGAGG ATCAGGTCAGACAGATGATCAGCGAGGAAGAGCATCCCATGAAAACGCATCTCGTGATTCCCGCGGCGTACAGCTCTGGAGTGACTTTCTTCGCTCTTAGAGACTCAGATGTTGCTCAGGAGCTTCTCAGCAGCCCAGAGCTGCCTCCGCTGTGA
- the LOC113044667 gene encoding uncharacterized protein LOC113044667 isoform X2, protein MEAMGSGSGAEAEEAQNHTAMLWSIQEAVQRQTLQIGASACGATAVVDVLQALGITVTPETVDHCVRTSLRRNEAPLHDYLHSRSKAGATHLQLVSGAEQASGGRVVGRFFGLYPRRRLKLVPWLAHWIRRGAVPIATMNMQQAVPEGEEIPDAWHHQLIFGVAPGAVFMTNPLDVVSEEEVHERLCSESVLLVRREDVLKRLTPDAHLSQISDQHPDLRWKTLNVEGQTDDQRGRASHENASRDSRGVQLWSDFLRS, encoded by the exons ATGGAGGCGATGGGATCCGGATCCGGAGCCGAAGCTGAGGAGGCACAGAACCACACGGCCATGCTGTGGAGCATCCAGGAGGCCGTTCAGAGGCAGACGCTGCAGATCGGGGCCTCGGCGTGTGGAGCCACAGCGGTGGTGGACGTCCTGCAGGCGCTGGGCATCACGGTGACTCCAGAGACGGTCGATCACTGCGTCAGGACGAGTCTGAGGAGGAACGAGGCGCCGCTGCATGATTACCTGCACTCTCGCAGCAAGGCCG GGGCCACACACCTGCAGCTGGTCTCCGGGGCCGAGCAGGCCAGCGGGGGCCGTGTTGTGGGACGGTTCTTTGGCCTGTATCCTCGGCGGAGGCTGAAGCTGGTGCCGTGGTTGGCGCACTGGATTCGGCGTGGAGCGGTTCCCATCGCCACCATGAACATGCAGCAGGCCGTTCCTGAAGGAGAAGAGATTCCTGACGCCTGGCATCACCAGCTCATCTTCGGAGTCGCACCCGGTGCTGTGTTCATGACCAACCCGCTGGACGTGG TGAGTGAAGAGGAGGTTCACGAGCGTCTGTGCAGCGAGTCTGTTCTGCTCGTTCGCCGTGAAGACGTCCTGAAGAGACTGACGCCGGACGCTCATCTATCACAGATCTCAGATCAGCATCCCGACCTGCGCTGGAAAACATTAAACGTGGAGG GTCAGACAGATGATCAGCGAGGAAGAGCATCCCATGAAAACGCATCTCGTGATTCCCGCGGCGTACAGCTCTGGAGTGACTTTCTTCGCTCTTAG